In Phycisphaerae bacterium RAS2, the DNA window AGCCATCGTGATACACGATGAAACATGGGAGTCATCCGGCGGCGTCGCCGCGGCGGCGAGCCACAGAACTACGGCGCGTCACACCGGCACACGCACCTGTTCGATCAGCTCTCGCAGGACCTGATCGCTGGACGCGGCGTGCCCGTCGCGGAGGTACGACTTGTTCACGACGCGGTGTGCGAACACCGGCGCCGCCAGCGTCTTGAAATCATCCGGCACCGTGTAGTCCCGACCGGCCAACAACGCCGACGCACGCGCCGCCCGAAGCAGCGCCAACGCCCCGCGCGGCGAAACGCCGATCTCAAACGCATCGTGCCGGCGCGTCGCATCCACGAGGTCCTGGAGGTAATCCATCAGCGCGTCGTCCACGCGAACCTGGTCCGCCAGCTCCTGCAACCGCAGCACATCCGCGGCCTGCATCACCGGCGTGAGACTCTCCAGCGGCGCGCGCTCCGGCTGCTGACGAAGAATCAACCGCTCATCCTCCCGCGCGGGGTAACCAATCCGAATCCGCAGGATGAACCGATCAAGCTGGTTCTCCGGAAGGAAATACGTCCCCTCGAACTCGAATGGATTCTGCGTCGCGATGACCATGAACGGCTGATCCAGGCGCATCGTCTGGCCGTCGATGCTGACCTGCGTTTCGTTCATGACTTCGAGCAGGGCCGACTGGGTGCGGGGCGTCGTTCGGTTGATTTCGTCGGCAAGCAGGATGTTGGCGAAGACCGGGCCGCGCTTGAATTCGAACATGCCCGTCTTGTCGCTGTAAATGCTCACGCCGAGAATGTCGGAAGGCAGCAGATCAGGCGTCAACTGGATGCGAGAGAATCGGCAGTCGATGCTTCGCGCGACCGCCCGCGCGAGGACCGTCTTCCCCACGCCCGGCACGTCGTCAATCAACACGTGGCCCCGTGCGATCAATCCGATCAGCAACTGCGTGACGGCCTCGCTCTTGCCGATGAACACCGACTCGATGTTCGCGCGGAGCAACTGGAGCTTTTCCAGCAGGTCTTCAGAATGAACGTGCGACGCGGCCGCCATCGAGGTCTCCCGCACTGCCGCGGATCGGTCCGGCGGCGTATTCCCCATTATAAGCGCAATCCGGCTCGCGGAACGACCCGACCAGAAGGAGGGTTCCGGCTCGATCAAACGCCCGGCTCGCTTCTATGCGGCCGTGTCAGGTCAATGAGGACTGCAAGGATTTGCACGCCGAAGGCCAGCCCGAAGACGCCTCCCATCACAGCGATCAGCAACGCCCCGCCGCTCCAGACCCGCGCCAGGTACCAGCCGGAAAAATCCAGCAGCGTTGCCAGCATCGGG includes these proteins:
- a CDS encoding ATPase family associated with various cellular activities (AAA); translation: MAAASHVHSEDLLEKLQLLRANIESVFIGKSEAVTQLLIGLIARGHVLIDDVPGVGKTVLARAVARSIDCRFSRIQLTPDLLPSDILGVSIYSDKTGMFEFKRGPVFANILLADEINRTTPRTQSALLEVMNETQVSIDGQTMRLDQPFMVIATQNPFEFEGTYFLPENQLDRFILRIRIGYPAREDERLILRQQPERAPLESLTPVMQAADVLRLQELADQVRVDDALMDYLQDLVDATRRHDAFEIGVSPRGALALLRAARASALLAGRDYTVPDDFKTLAAPVFAHRVVNKSYLRDGHAASSDQVLRELIEQVRVPV